The Salvia miltiorrhiza cultivar Shanhuang (shh) chromosome 2, IMPLAD_Smil_shh, whole genome shotgun sequence DNA window CACCATTAACTCTGATATACTACTACATTTTACCATATGGAGTGTGGACCATTTATAACCTTATCTTCTTGTCTGCCGTCAGTACGCTTTCTCTATCATCGTCCATCTTTATGTTAATTAATTCAccattatattattatttgcagaatatattatattttattaacaaaGTATCATATATAGCCAAGGTAATGGTATTCATTATTCAATAACTTGGACATGGACTCGCAAGTGGCAACCTGGAACTTAATAATTAGAAAAATTAATAAGTATAATATGAATTTGGGTTCGAAGATCGTTTAAAAAATACCACTAGTGTTGATCGGATAGAATTGTAGTAGCCATATCACACCAATTATTATGATGTATGGGGCCATCACTTGATTCCTTTTTAGcaaatgaaaattattataCTATCTTTTGTAACGTTATGAATCCATCTTTGACTAATTTGGGCATCGAACTGTTCCAAACAAATCTTGATCGTTAACTTAATTTGATAGTGTAGAAGGTTCAATTTTTCTCATCATATAATTATATGCAAAATTCGCAGATTAATATTTGTGTAATGTCTTAATTCAAGATATTATCCGATgatgttaaaataaaaaacactaTGTGACACAGAGATTGAGAAAATCCAGATCTTACTTAGTTTCTTCATCATTTTACACTAGGGTCATATCAAAAGCAGCTGCTACTGTCTTGATTTGCATTAAGCACATCACAAACTCAACAGAAACGAAATTAAACCCCTCATATACATAACAcatacttaatatatatatgcagAGGTTCCGCCACTCATGAAAACACGTAGACTTGAACACTATATACATGCAACCGCCGCCGTCTGCCGCCCCTTACACTTTCTCGTGGTGCTTGCTCCTCGTCTCCCCACTGTAAAGCCTGCAAAATCCAAGATTGATCACTTAATTAACACAAAAATACCAAAACCTCTTGAAAAACATTAAACTAGCTCTCAAGAGAGTAGAGATCGTCACCCCcacaatcatcatcatcatcatcatatatataggTTAGAGAAAGTCTCTCAAAGTAAAGAAAAATTGTGGTTACCAGTCGTAAACAGTGGGGGAGTTGGGCTCGGGGCGGTCGAAGTAGTTGGCTCCGATGGTCTTGGTGGCGAGGTTGCTGCCGGGGTGGAAGACGCTCCGCCACACGTTGTCCTTCCTCAGGGCGGTGGGCGACGGCGTCCCCGG harbors:
- the LOC131013450 gene encoding auxin-repressed 12.5 kDa protein-like gives rise to the protein MVLLDHLWDDVVAGPQPDQRGLKHLKKLYTAKPLNIKDIGVEGSSKYPRSVSMPSSPATPGTPSPTALRKDNVWRSVFHPGSNLATKTIGANYFDRPEPNSPTVYDWLYSGETRSKHHEKV